A single window of Candidatus Finniella inopinata DNA harbors:
- the rpsJ gene encoding 30S ribosomal protein S10, which yields METQNIRIKLQAYDHRLLDQSVKEIVNTAKRTGARVRGPIPIPTRNQKFTVNRSPHIDKKSREQFEIRTHKRLIDIVDWLPQTVDALMKLDLASGVDVEIKL from the coding sequence ATGGAAACTCAAAACATAAGAATTAAGTTGCAAGCCTATGATCATCGATTGCTTGATCAATCGGTGAAGGAAATTGTTAATACGGCAAAGCGGACCGGAGCAAGGGTGAGAGGCCCAATTCCCATTCCCACACGTAACCAAAAGTTTACGGTAAACCGTTCGCCGCATATTGACAAAAAATCGCGTGAGCAATTTGAAATTCGTACCCATAAGCGATTGATAGATATAGTGGACTGGTTGCCGCAAACTGTAGACGCCTTGATGAAGTTAGACCTGGCATCTGGGGTAGATGTTGAAATTAAATTGTAG
- the rplC gene encoding 50S ribosomal protein L3 — MRTGLIAEKIGMMQIFEENGTQIPVTVLKVEPCTVIAQRKESVDGYNAVQIGARAVPANKVSKPLRGYFAQKEIEPCKLLKEFRVDEANLLAVGEKLDVNHFTANQFVDVTGVSIGKGFAGAMKRHHFGGLRASHGVSVSHRSHGSTGQRQDPGKVFKNKKMAGHMGARRVTKLNLSIHSIDSERGLLFIKGSVPGAKKGLLYIRDAIKKQSAI, encoded by the coding sequence ATGAGAACAGGATTAATTGCAGAAAAAATCGGAATGATGCAGATTTTCGAAGAAAATGGCACCCAAATTCCGGTTACCGTGTTGAAAGTAGAGCCTTGCACGGTCATCGCGCAGAGAAAAGAATCAGTAGATGGATATAATGCAGTTCAGATTGGGGCCCGTGCAGTGCCAGCTAACAAGGTTAGTAAGCCACTGAGAGGGTACTTTGCCCAAAAAGAAATTGAACCATGCAAGCTGCTGAAAGAGTTTCGAGTCGATGAAGCTAACTTGTTAGCGGTTGGCGAGAAACTTGATGTGAACCATTTTACTGCAAACCAGTTTGTGGATGTTACAGGTGTGAGCATTGGTAAGGGGTTTGCTGGTGCTATGAAGCGTCATCACTTTGGCGGTTTAAGAGCAAGCCATGGTGTTTCGGTTAGTCACCGTAGTCATGGATCAACCGGTCAACGCCAAGATCCAGGAAAAGTGTTCAAGAACAAAAAAATGGCTGGACACATGGGTGCAAGACGTGTCACAAAGTTAAACTTGAGCATCCATTCAATCGATAGCGAACGTGGTTTGCTTTTCATAAAGGGAAGTGTCCCGGGGGCAAAAAAAGGTCTCCTTTATATCCGTGACGCGATTAAGAAGCAATCAGCGATCTAA
- the rplD gene encoding 50S ribosomal protein L4, translated as MKLSVVTNNKNSASEIDLEETVFGLEPRQDILARVVTWQLARRQAGTHKTKERGDVRGTTKKMYRQKGTGGARHGSKRGAQFRGGGIIFGPVVRDHGYDLQKKVRKLGLKMALSAKVKSGNLIIVEDLSLENTKTQLALQHFAYLNGSSALLIDSDQVNGNMLKAIANLDKLDIMPQIGANVYDILRKDKVVLTVAAVKSLEARLK; from the coding sequence ATGAAATTATCAGTAGTAACAAATAATAAAAATTCTGCTTCAGAGATAGATCTTGAAGAAACAGTTTTTGGTTTAGAGCCTCGCCAAGATATTTTGGCTCGTGTGGTAACCTGGCAGTTGGCAAGACGCCAAGCTGGAACACACAAGACTAAAGAAAGAGGCGATGTCCGTGGTACGACCAAGAAAATGTATCGCCAAAAAGGTACAGGTGGTGCACGTCACGGAAGCAAGCGTGGTGCACAGTTTCGCGGCGGTGGAATCATATTTGGGCCAGTTGTTCGCGATCATGGGTATGATTTGCAAAAGAAGGTTCGTAAGCTGGGCTTAAAAATGGCCTTGTCGGCAAAAGTCAAAAGTGGCAATTTAATTATTGTTGAAGACTTGAGTCTCGAAAATACGAAAACTCAATTGGCGTTGCAGCATTTTGCATACTTGAATGGTTCATCGGCTTTACTGATAGATTCAGATCAGGTTAATGGGAACATGTTAAAGGCGATTGCCAATTTAGATAAATTAGACATCATGCCACAGATCGGCGCTAACGTTTATGACATACTCCGCAAGGATAAGGTTGTCTTGACAGTGGCTGCAGTTAAAAGCCTGGAAGCGAGATTGAAATGA
- a CDS encoding 50S ribosomal protein L23: protein MKPMIKNTFRDYDVIRYPLLTEKSNMLTEKSQYFFAVALDATKTEIKQAVENLFKVKVVAVNTLIRKGKTRVFKGRKGVQNDLKKAMVSLAPGQKLDISSGV, encoded by the coding sequence ATGAAACCTATGATAAAAAATACCTTCCGCGACTATGATGTTATTCGCTATCCTTTGTTGACTGAAAAGTCCAATATGTTAACAGAAAAGTCACAGTACTTTTTTGCTGTTGCGCTGGATGCGACGAAAACAGAAATTAAGCAGGCAGTAGAGAACTTGTTTAAAGTTAAAGTTGTTGCCGTTAACACGCTGATTAGAAAAGGTAAGACCCGAGTTTTTAAGGGTCGCAAAGGTGTGCAGAATGACCTTAAAAAAGCGATGGTAAGTCTGGCCCCCGGTCAAAAGTTAGACATTAGTTCAGGAGTGTAA
- the rplB gene encoding 50S ribosomal protein L2, protein MALKKYKATTASQRQLVNIDRSGLWKGKPFKALTVGISEKSGHNNAGRITIWHKGGGHKRRYRLVDFKRNKLDMVGTVERIEYDPNRSAFIALIKYQEDDFSYILAPQKLQVGDQIIASEKADIKPGNSMMLKNIPLGTIVHNVELKLGKGGQIARSAGSYVQIMGRDAGQIIVKLSSGEVRLLKGECTATIGSVSNPDHQNRSYGKAGRMRWLGIRPTVRGVAMNPVDHPLGGGEGKTSGGRHPVTPWGKPTKGKKTRHNKRTDKSIIRRRK, encoded by the coding sequence ATGGCTCTAAAAAAATATAAAGCCACTACAGCTTCGCAAAGACAGCTCGTCAATATTGACCGAAGTGGGCTTTGGAAGGGGAAACCTTTTAAAGCTTTGACAGTCGGTATTAGTGAAAAAAGTGGACACAACAACGCAGGTCGTATAACTATATGGCATAAAGGTGGCGGACATAAGCGTCGTTATCGTTTGGTTGATTTTAAACGCAATAAATTGGACATGGTAGGTACTGTTGAACGAATCGAGTATGATCCCAACAGAAGCGCCTTTATTGCCTTGATTAAATACCAAGAAGATGATTTTAGCTACATTTTGGCGCCGCAAAAATTGCAAGTTGGTGATCAAATTATTGCCTCCGAAAAAGCTGATATTAAGCCTGGTAATTCGATGATGTTGAAGAATATCCCTTTGGGAACCATTGTTCACAACGTTGAATTAAAACTTGGTAAGGGCGGTCAGATAGCTCGTTCTGCAGGTTCCTATGTGCAAATTATGGGCAGAGATGCTGGTCAGATTATTGTTAAGTTGTCTTCGGGAGAAGTTCGCTTATTAAAAGGTGAATGCACTGCAACGATCGGTTCTGTGTCAAATCCTGACCACCAGAATCGCTCTTATGGTAAGGCTGGTCGCATGCGTTGGTTGGGTATTAGACCGACTGTTCGTGGTGTTGCGATGAACCCAGTTGATCACCCATTAGGTGGTGGTGAGGGTAAAACTTCAGGTGGTCGTCATCCTGTGACCCCATGGGGTAAGCCCACAAAAGGTAAGAAGACGCGCCATAATAAGCGTACAGATAAATCAATTATTAGAAGACGTAAATAA
- the rpsS gene encoding 30S ribosomal protein S19: MPRSVWKGPFFDRYLLKKAETVLASGRKDVVKTWSRRSTIIPQFVGVTFGVHNGHKFIPVLVSENMVGHKLGEFAPTRTYNGHGADKKAKR; the protein is encoded by the coding sequence GTGCCAAGATCTGTATGGAAAGGTCCCTTTTTCGATCGATATTTGTTAAAGAAAGCCGAGACAGTATTAGCCTCTGGACGGAAAGATGTGGTTAAAACCTGGTCAAGGCGTTCCACAATAATTCCACAATTTGTGGGTGTTACTTTCGGCGTTCATAATGGTCATAAGTTTATACCTGTTTTGGTATCAGAAAATATGGTTGGTCATAAATTAGGTGAATTTGCCCCCACTAGGACTTACAATGGTCACGGTGCGGACAAAAAAGCTAAACGTTAA
- the rplV gene encoding 50S ribosomal protein L22 — protein METKTAQAILKSIRVSPRKLDLLAAKIRGMKVDKAIAYLTFSPKRSAKDVKKNLLSAIANAENNHNMDIDRLYVREAFVGPGIKLKRFQARAKGKAGSIHKVFSHLSIKVSEKEV, from the coding sequence ATGGAAACTAAGACAGCGCAAGCTATTCTAAAGTCAATTCGCGTAAGTCCGCGAAAGTTAGATTTGTTAGCGGCCAAAATTCGTGGTATGAAAGTTGACAAAGCAATTGCGTACTTAACTTTCTCTCCTAAGCGTTCTGCAAAAGACGTAAAAAAGAATTTGCTTTCAGCTATAGCGAATGCTGAAAATAACCATAATATGGATATTGATCGGTTGTATGTGCGTGAGGCATTTGTTGGTCCTGGTATCAAATTAAAAAGGTTCCAAGCGAGAGCCAAAGGGAAAGCCGGATCTATCCATAAGGTTTTTAGTCATTTAAGTATCAAAGTTTCCGAAAAAGAGGTTTAG
- the rpsC gene encoding 30S ribosomal protein S3 has product MGQKVNAIGLRLGINKTWDSRWFAGKDYANLLHQDLAIRNYVHTTLSQAGIAKVVIERSAKKARLNIYTARPGVLIGKKGADIEKLKQKLSTMTKAEVVINIIEVRKPELDARLIAEGIAQQIERRVSFRRAMKRAMQSAMKLGALGIRVNCSGRLGGAEIARMEWYREGRVPLHTLRSDIDYGVGTAKTTYGTCGIKVWVYKGEIKEHDPMAQDKKTNDYVLNR; this is encoded by the coding sequence ATGGGTCAAAAGGTTAACGCCATTGGACTGCGATTAGGTATCAATAAAACGTGGGATTCACGTTGGTTTGCAGGTAAGGATTATGCCAACCTATTGCACCAAGACTTGGCTATTAGGAATTATGTTCACACCACCTTGTCCCAGGCAGGTATTGCAAAGGTCGTTATAGAGAGGTCAGCTAAAAAGGCTCGCCTTAATATCTATACAGCGAGACCAGGCGTGCTGATCGGTAAAAAAGGTGCTGATATTGAAAAGCTCAAGCAGAAACTGTCAACAATGACAAAGGCTGAGGTAGTTATCAATATTATTGAAGTACGAAAGCCAGAGTTGGATGCCCGCCTTATTGCTGAGGGAATTGCACAGCAAATTGAAAGACGTGTGTCATTTCGACGAGCCATGAAGAGAGCTATGCAATCAGCTATGAAGCTTGGCGCACTTGGAATTCGTGTTAATTGCTCTGGTCGATTAGGCGGTGCCGAGATTGCGCGCATGGAATGGTACCGTGAAGGTCGTGTGCCCTTGCATACACTGCGTTCTGATATAGATTATGGTGTTGGTACTGCCAAGACCACTTATGGAACGTGTGGGATTAAGGTTTGGGTTTATAAGGGTGAGATAAAAGAGCATGACCCTATGGCCCAAGATAAGAAGACAAACGATTACGTATTAAATCGCTAG
- the rplP gene encoding 50S ribosomal protein L16 gives MLLPKKTKFRKAFKGRIHGLAKSGTTVSFGTYGLKAVEPARITARQIEAARRAITRHIKRVGRVWIRIFPDVPVSRKPAEVRMGSGKGSPEFWVCRVKPGRVMFELDGVAADVAEKAFELAAAKLPIGTRFVKRMA, from the coding sequence ATGTTATTACCTAAAAAAACAAAATTTAGAAAAGCTTTTAAAGGTCGTATTCACGGCCTGGCGAAGTCAGGAACAACTGTTAGCTTTGGAACCTACGGCTTAAAGGCTGTCGAACCTGCGCGTATTACAGCGCGCCAGATTGAGGCAGCAAGAAGAGCTATAACACGTCATATAAAGCGTGTTGGTAGAGTCTGGATACGTATCTTTCCTGACGTTCCTGTTTCCAGAAAGCCTGCAGAAGTGCGTATGGGAAGTGGAAAAGGTTCGCCTGAGTTTTGGGTTTGTCGTGTAAAGCCAGGACGTGTCATGTTTGAGCTTGACGGAGTGGCAGCAGATGTGGCAGAAAAGGCATTCGAGTTAGCTGCTGCCAAGTTGCCCATTGGAACACGATTTGTGAAACGAATGGCTTAG
- the rpmC gene encoding 50S ribosomal protein L29: MKFQELANKTISELYQKALDIKKEMLNLRIQAKVGQLTNSARIRECRRDFARIQTKIKHIKTV; the protein is encoded by the coding sequence GTGAAATTTCAAGAACTTGCAAATAAAACAATATCTGAGCTTTATCAAAAAGCTTTGGATATTAAAAAAGAGATGCTGAATTTACGTATACAGGCCAAGGTTGGTCAGTTGACAAATTCCGCTAGAATTCGCGAATGTAGGCGTGACTTTGCCCGTATTCAAACAAAGATAAAACATATTAAAACCGTTTAA
- the rpsQ gene encoding 30S ribosomal protein S17 has translation MPRRILQGIVVSDKGDKTLIVRVEKNVMHPLYKKNIKKHSRYATHDPDNKYKTGDMISIIESKPISKTKKWIVSEQPA, from the coding sequence ATGCCTCGTCGTATTTTGCAAGGAATTGTTGTTAGTGATAAGGGTGATAAAACACTTATCGTTCGTGTAGAAAAAAACGTTATGCACCCCCTGTATAAGAAAAATATAAAAAAACACAGCCGCTATGCGACCCATGATCCTGATAATAAGTATAAAACAGGAGACATGATTAGCATCATTGAATCAAAGCCCATTTCAAAAACAAAAAAATGGATTGTTTCTGAGCAGCCTGCTTAA
- the rplN gene encoding 50S ribosomal protein L14 has protein sequence MIQVESRLDVADNSGAKEVLCIKVLGGSKRRYASVGDVIVVSIKDAMPRGKVKKGDVHRAVIVRTKQAIKRIDGSFIEFDQNAAVLINKQGEPIGSRIFGPVTRELRSSGYMKIISLAPEVI, from the coding sequence ATGATACAGGTTGAAAGTCGCTTAGATGTGGCAGATAATTCAGGAGCCAAAGAGGTCTTGTGTATCAAGGTTTTGGGTGGTTCTAAGCGCAGATATGCATCAGTAGGTGATGTTATAGTTGTTTCAATAAAGGATGCTATGCCACGTGGTAAGGTTAAAAAGGGGGACGTTCATCGCGCAGTGATTGTACGAACAAAGCAGGCGATTAAAAGAATAGATGGTTCCTTCATAGAATTTGATCAAAACGCAGCCGTGTTAATAAATAAGCAAGGTGAGCCCATTGGAAGTCGTATTTTTGGCCCTGTTACGAGAGAGCTAAGATCTTCCGGTTATATGAAAATTATTTCTTTAGCCCCAGAGGTTATATAA
- the rplX gene encoding 50S ribosomal protein L24, whose protein sequence is MTQPKFKVKRGDLVQVVAGKDKGKQGYILKVVLDDAKATVEGINVVTRNYKPSSTNPGGPTKKNLPIHISNLSLVDPSDGKPAKVGFKIHDGQKVRYFKKSGTVLNNNLKP, encoded by the coding sequence ATGACACAACCTAAATTTAAAGTTAAGCGTGGTGACCTTGTTCAGGTTGTTGCAGGAAAAGATAAAGGGAAACAGGGATATATACTAAAGGTTGTTTTGGATGATGCAAAAGCAACTGTAGAGGGTATTAATGTAGTTACAAGAAACTATAAGCCTTCCTCAACGAATCCTGGGGGTCCCACAAAAAAAAATCTTCCCATTCATATCTCAAACTTATCTTTGGTAGACCCGTCTGACGGAAAGCCAGCAAAGGTTGGGTTTAAGATTCACGATGGTCAAAAAGTCCGATACTTTAAAAAGTCCGGAACAGTTTTGAATAATAATTTAAAGCCTTAA
- the rplE gene encoding 50S ribosomal protein L5, whose product MTGLKEKYKTHIKSQLMKDLEISNEFRTPRVTKIVINMSVGEATQDSKKIQFAVDDMTAIAGQKPVLTKAKKSIASFKLREGMNIGAKVTLRKDRMYDFLDRLINIGLPRVRDFRGLSRRSFDGKGNYSLGIKEQIVFPEINYDKVDKIRGMDITVCTTAQTDEEALHLLKAMNFPFAN is encoded by the coding sequence ATGACTGGCTTAAAAGAAAAATATAAGACTCACATTAAATCCCAACTTATGAAGGATTTAGAAATTAGTAATGAATTTCGTACCCCCAGGGTTACTAAGATTGTTATTAATATGAGCGTGGGTGAGGCAACTCAGGACAGCAAAAAAATTCAGTTTGCTGTTGATGATATGACAGCTATTGCTGGTCAGAAACCTGTATTGACCAAGGCGAAAAAATCTATAGCTTCTTTTAAATTAAGAGAAGGTATGAACATTGGAGCTAAGGTTACTCTTAGAAAAGATCGTATGTACGATTTTCTTGATCGTTTGATAAATATAGGTCTGCCTCGTGTTCGTGACTTTAGGGGATTGTCTAGGCGCAGTTTTGATGGTAAGGGGAACTATTCCTTGGGAATTAAAGAGCAGATAGTCTTTCCAGAGATAAACTACGATAAAGTTGATAAGATTCGTGGAATGGACATAACTGTTTGTACTACTGCTCAGACTGATGAAGAAGCGCTTCATCTTTTGAAAGCAATGAATTTTCCGTTTGCCAATTAG
- the rpsN gene encoding 30S ribosomal protein S14, which yields MAKRSAIENNNKKRRLAAGKSLLRTSLKKVISDKATEFEDRIQAVHKLAQLPRNTALVRVRNRCEVTGRPRSFYRKFKMSRIALRELGSQGLIPGLVKSSW from the coding sequence ATGGCTAAGAGAAGCGCTATAGAAAACAATAATAAGAAAAGACGGTTGGCAGCAGGGAAGAGCCTGTTGAGGACGAGTTTAAAAAAAGTGATAAGTGACAAAGCAACTGAATTTGAAGATCGCATACAAGCTGTTCATAAACTAGCTCAGCTTCCAAGGAATACAGCGCTTGTACGTGTGAGAAATCGTTGTGAGGTTACTGGTCGTCCACGTAGTTTTTATAGAAAATTTAAAATGTCTCGTATAGCTTTACGAGAGTTAGGTTCACAAGGGTTGATACCCGGTTTAGTTAAATCAAGTTGGTAG
- the rpsH gene encoding 30S ribosomal protein S8, whose amino-acid sequence MTILDPIGDLLTRIRNAHMIGKTSVLSPASKARARVLDVLLEEGYIRGYTKDIDDRGHPTLKVELKYHEGAPVIRNIKRVSTPGRRVYSSIKDLPHVYNGLGINILSTSQGVMSDVKARQLSVSGEVICSVF is encoded by the coding sequence ATGACGATATTAGATCCCATTGGCGACTTATTAACAAGAATTAGAAATGCACACATGATAGGTAAAACATCTGTGCTTTCTCCTGCTTCGAAGGCTCGCGCCAGAGTTTTAGATGTATTGCTCGAAGAAGGATACATTCGAGGATACACCAAAGATATTGATGACAGAGGGCACCCAACCTTAAAGGTTGAGCTCAAATATCATGAAGGTGCACCTGTAATTCGTAACATTAAGCGTGTTTCAACACCTGGTAGAAGGGTTTATTCTTCCATTAAAGATTTGCCACATGTTTATAATGGTTTAGGTATTAATATACTTTCGACTTCCCAGGGTGTGATGTCTGATGTTAAAGCACGTCAGTTATCCGTTAGTGGCGAAGTTATTTGTTCTGTATTTTAG
- the rplF gene encoding 50S ribosomal protein L6, translated as MSRVGKSEIVVPNSVTWSQAGQTLSFKGKLGAGEYSLPEVILLEKTDNGIKLVPANEQTSTRRIWGTTQRNVQNIVKGIDNGFTLNIDLVGVGYKAAVAGSKLTMQLGFSHDVVFDIPSDLTIKCEKPTSIAITGASKQRVGQIGAVLCSHRPPEPYKGKGMIRQNEFVVRKEGKKK; from the coding sequence ATGTCAAGAGTCGGTAAAAGCGAAATCGTTGTTCCAAACTCAGTGACCTGGTCTCAGGCTGGGCAAACTCTTTCCTTCAAGGGAAAGTTAGGTGCTGGAGAATATTCTCTTCCTGAAGTTATTTTATTGGAAAAAACTGATAATGGAATAAAGTTAGTCCCTGCAAATGAGCAGACTTCTACGAGAAGAATATGGGGCACGACACAACGCAATGTTCAAAATATTGTAAAAGGCATCGATAACGGTTTTACACTTAATATTGATTTGGTTGGTGTAGGATATAAGGCGGCTGTTGCCGGGAGCAAGTTGACGATGCAACTTGGTTTTAGCCATGATGTTGTGTTTGATATACCCTCTGATTTGACAATTAAATGTGAAAAGCCAACTAGTATTGCTATAACGGGTGCTTCTAAACAGAGAGTTGGTCAAATTGGCGCTGTTCTGTGTTCACATCGTCCTCCAGAGCCATATAAAGGCAAAGGTATGATTCGACAGAATGAGTTTGTCGTAAGAAAAGAAGGAAAGAAGAAGTAA
- the rplR gene encoding 50S ribosomal protein L18 has translation MTTSAELRNKRKDRQRTKLKKVSPDKLRLTVHRTNKNMYAQIIDDNQSKTLACSSTLSEEAKQLKSRSNKEAATLVGKLIAQEALKKGITEVAFDRSGFLYHGRIQALAEAAREHGLKF, from the coding sequence ATGACAACATCTGCAGAATTACGCAATAAAAGAAAAGATCGTCAGCGTACAAAACTAAAAAAAGTTTCACCTGATAAGTTACGTTTAACTGTTCATCGTACTAATAAGAATATGTATGCCCAGATAATCGATGATAACCAATCTAAGACACTTGCTTGTTCCTCAACTTTAAGTGAGGAAGCAAAGCAACTCAAATCACGATCTAACAAAGAGGCTGCTACTTTAGTTGGTAAACTTATTGCCCAGGAAGCACTAAAAAAGGGTATAACTGAAGTCGCATTTGACCGTTCAGGTTTTTTGTATCATGGACGTATTCAAGCGTTAGCAGAAGCAGCGCGCGAACATGGATTAAAATTTTAG
- the rpsE gene encoding 30S ribosomal protein S5: MARPSSNENSKEDQQLVEKLVSVRRVTKVVKGGKTMRFSALVVVGDGRGRVGYANGKAREVPDAVRKASEKARKAMIRVPLREGRTLHHDVHARVGASRVFLRTASAGTGVIAGGAMRAVFEALGLHDVVSKSVGTPNYHNVVRATIEALKSVCSPRQISTKLGKKLSDIVARRDTPKAGAGSLELTDANS; encoded by the coding sequence ATGGCAAGACCTTCATCAAACGAAAATTCAAAAGAAGACCAACAACTCGTTGAAAAACTCGTCAGCGTAAGACGTGTTACAAAAGTTGTTAAGGGTGGTAAAACCATGCGTTTCTCAGCTCTTGTAGTTGTTGGCGATGGGCGTGGCCGTGTAGGCTATGCCAATGGTAAGGCGCGTGAAGTTCCAGATGCAGTTAGAAAAGCTTCTGAGAAGGCCCGTAAAGCAATGATTCGTGTTCCACTTCGTGAAGGAAGAACATTACACCATGACGTACATGCGCGTGTTGGCGCCAGTCGTGTGTTTTTAAGGACAGCTTCCGCAGGAACTGGTGTTATTGCTGGTGGTGCGATGCGTGCCGTTTTTGAAGCTTTGGGCTTGCATGATGTCGTTAGTAAGTCGGTTGGGACGCCCAATTATCACAATGTGGTGCGGGCGACAATCGAGGCCTTGAAGTCAGTTTGTTCACCCCGTCAAATATCAACAAAACTTGGGAAAAAGCTAAGTGATATTGTTGCGCGTCGTGATACTCCTAAGGCAGGTGCAGGGTCATTAGAACTTACTGACGCCAACAGCTAA
- the rpmD gene encoding 50S ribosomal protein L30: protein MATKKKTTEIVKTMLKVQQYGSAIRRDGRQRLYLKSLGLGRVNSIRELEDNQTVRALLSKLTHMVRIVSE from the coding sequence ATGGCAACGAAAAAAAAGACGACTGAAATTGTGAAAACAATGTTAAAAGTACAACAGTATGGAAGTGCGATTCGTCGTGATGGACGTCAACGGCTTTATTTAAAGTCATTAGGCCTAGGCAGAGTGAATTCTATACGAGAGCTTGAGGATAATCAAACCGTTAGGGCGTTATTGTCTAAGCTTACACACATGGTACGAATCGTTTCAGAGTAA
- the rplO gene encoding 50S ribosomal protein L15 produces MEFQLNTIKDNLGARVGKKVLGRGIGSGLGKTSGRGGKGQTARSGVAINGFEGGQTPIYRRLPKRGFVNIHRMSMYEIDFNKINHIVSKGLLPEGGQIDRALLIQHRYMPKHIEGVSLIANGVLQSPVKVAVTRASKNAQELLEKAGGSLVIE; encoded by the coding sequence ATGGAATTTCAATTAAATACTATTAAAGACAATCTTGGAGCCCGCGTTGGTAAAAAGGTTTTAGGACGCGGTATTGGATCTGGTCTTGGAAAGACCTCCGGGAGAGGTGGTAAAGGACAAACTGCACGTAGCGGCGTGGCCATTAATGGATTTGAAGGCGGGCAAACACCGATATACAGACGTTTACCGAAACGTGGTTTCGTTAACATCCACAGAATGTCTATGTATGAAATTGATTTTAACAAGATCAACCACATCGTCTCGAAGGGTCTTTTGCCTGAAGGCGGTCAGATTGATAGAGCCTTGTTGATTCAGCATCGCTATATGCCGAAACATATCGAAGGGGTTTCGTTGATAGCGAATGGTGTTCTGCAGTCACCAGTTAAGGTTGCCGTCACCCGTGCCAGCAAAAATGCCCAAGAATTGCTTGAAAAAGCTGGTGGTTCTCTCGTCATTGAGTAA